The sequence AGCTTATCGAACTAAGCGGAATCATCAGAAATACAGGAACCCAAAAAGGACTTGATGCTGTAAAAGTACAGGTTGAAAACACACAGGATACCGCATCAACAGATCAGCTCGGGAATTTTAAGATCAGAACAAGAGTAACCATTCCTTTTCGTTTGATTATCAACAAAGATGGATTTTCCAGCCAGACCGTAGAGATTCTTTCGCTTTCCAACAAACTTACCATCGGGCTTAATCCTCAGAATACCATTATTGATGATGTCGTTATTTCTGCCTCTCGTATTCCTGAAAAAATATTAAAATCTCCGATCGCGATTGAAAAGATTGATATCAAAACCATCCGCGAAAGTCCGGCTGCCTCTTTTTATGAAACCCTGGAAAACGTAAAAGGGTTACAGCTTTTAACATCCAGCCTTACGTTGAAAATCCCTAATTCCAGAGGATTCAATTCTCCTAATAACTTCAGATTTATGCAGTTGGTAGATGGCGTAGATGTACAGTCTGCTACATTAGGAGTTCCACTCGGAAATGCAATTGGCCCTACAGAACTGGATATTCAGTCTATGGAAGTCACTCCCGGAGCAGCCTCTGCGTTATATGGGATGAATGCCATCAATGGCCTTGCAAGCTTACAAACCAAAGACCCTTTTACCTCTGAAGGAGTAAGTGTGTATTTTCGGGGCGGGGTGAATCATGTAGATAATTTCAATCACAAAATCAGTTCCCTGGGCGAAAGTGCCATCAGATTTGCCAAAGTGTTTCATAAAAACTTTGCCGTTAAAGTGAATGCTTCTTATTTTACAGGTGTAGACTGGATTTCAGATAATCATACTGATCAGAATCCGAATTCCTTAATTACCGCCAACCCCAATTTTTCTTTAGCCAATAATCCAGCAGAAGACCTTTGGAACAAATATGGCGATGAAAGAAACAATAGAGTAGCGGTAAAAGTGGATTATAATGGAAAGCCTACCACATTCAATGTTTCCAGAACCGGATATTTTGAAAAAGATCTTGTAAGCCCGGAAGTAAAGAATATAAAATTCGATGCCGGATTATACTATCGCTTTGGAGATCAGTGGAAAGCTTCTTATGTTTACTGCTACGGACTGCTTGATGGAACTTTTCAGCGAGGAAATAAAATCCGTTTGCAAAATGCTACCGTACAAAACCATAAAGTAGAACTTACCGGAAAAGAATTGACGTTCAGAGCTTATGTTTCTATAGAAAATACAGGAGATTCTTACAATCTGAAACCTTTGGCTGATAATCTTGACCTTACGAATCTTTCCAACAATAATTGGAAAAGCATCTTCCAGACATCACTTCAAAATAATTTAAATGCAGGAACAAACCTCAATGAAGCTCTTATCCTGGCACGTCGTGAAGCTGACAAAAATAGAGCAGTACCCGGAACCGCAGCCTTTGAGCAGTTAAAAAACACCATCATCGGAATCAACAACTGGGATTCTGCCAATGCAGGAATTGCAGGAGCACCCGCAACGGGAGGAGCAAAACTGGAGCAGAAATCCAGATTTTATCAGGGTGAACTGACCTATGATCTTAGTCGGTTTGTAAAGATTTTTAATCTTC is a genomic window of Chryseobacterium nakagawai containing:
- a CDS encoding TonB-dependent receptor; amino-acid sequence: MKNKRQGYFLPKTGVILFTFLFCNLAEAQQLIELSGIIRNTGTQKGLDAVKVQVENTQDTASTDQLGNFKIRTRVTIPFRLIINKDGFSSQTVEILSLSNKLTIGLNPQNTIIDDVVISASRIPEKILKSPIAIEKIDIKTIRESPAASFYETLENVKGLQLLTSSLTLKIPNSRGFNSPNNFRFMQLVDGVDVQSATLGVPLGNAIGPTELDIQSMEVTPGAASALYGMNAINGLASLQTKDPFTSEGVSVYFRGGVNHVDNFNHKISSLGESAIRFAKVFHKNFAVKVNASYFTGVDWISDNHTDQNPNSLITANPNFSLANNPAEDLWNKYGDERNNRVAVKVDYNGKPTTFNVSRTGYFEKDLVSPEVKNIKFDAGLYYRFGDQWKASYVYCYGLLDGTFQRGNKIRLQNATVQNHKVELTGKELTFRAYVSIENTGDSYNLKPLADNLDLTNLSNNNWKSIFQTSLQNNLNAGTNLNEALILARREADKNRAVPGTAAFEQLKNTIIGINNWDSANAGIAGAPATGGAKLEQKSRFYQGELTYDLSRFVKIFNLLAGIDYRLYSITPDGNNFVDFNRPVNERNIPLSNGTFGKDVIYQKYGAFAQITKLLFDEKLKINAALRIDRNPEFEAKLNPRISVVYSPVKQHNFRASFQNGYRFPSLFEALSFVNNGNVRRVGGLSKVNDGLGYLENSYTLASIDRFTSAVNADVDGGKNQSQAAQDNKQLLTVANLQKLQPEKINSFEIGYKSVFFNNKLALDWDFYYNIYEGFLGQVEVAVPKNSQVGSNAAVLAMLDRSKQDRYRVYTNSNSTYKSYGSSLGIRYNVIKNYNVNANVSYNDLASNNTSDLFITAFNTPKWMVNVSIGNREIIKNIGFTVVARWQNGFDWESPLASGKIPAYYTVDAQASWKIPEIHANVKIGATNLLNRRYFQYAAGPEIGGLYYLAFTYDLKL